The following nucleotide sequence is from Peribacillus sp. ACCC06369.
GCGCTTATGGGCAGCATCTCTAGCCACATATATCACTCCATTTAAAAAGACTTCATCTCCCGCTTGTAAACGGAGGGCATCTTCCTGAGTAAGGGGTGTTTGCAAGGTTATTTTAGCCAATATTTAGCACCTTCTTTTCTGGATTTAAAGAATGTAGGATTTTTTTCTTGCTGCATGACACTGAATATTAACCGCTACCGGTAGTGCGGTGATATGACATCCGTATGTTTCCACAGACGTCCATAAGGCTGTATTGGTTCCGCCCAGTCCCTGTGGACCAATACCTGTCTTGTTAATTTCTTCAAGTAATTCTTTTTCTAGTTGCGCAATATGTGTATCAGAATGGTGCTTGCCGATATCACGCAAGATCGCTTTCTTAGCTATTTCCGTTACTTTATCAAAGCTCCCACCAATCCCAACACCAACCACAATCGGCGGACACGCTTTTCCACCTGCTGCTACAATCGTGTCCAGCACAAACTTCTTGACCCCCTCTGCTCCCTCTCCTGGAAGCAGAAATTTCATGGCGCTCATATTTTCACTTCCGCCGCCTTTTGGCAAAACCGTTAATTTAATTTGGTCTCCGGCAACGATTCTGGTGTGTATCACACCCGGTGTATTATCGTTTGTATTCTTTCGGAGTAACGGATCTCCGACGATGGAGTTGCGCAAATAGCCTTCTTTATAGCCTTTTCGAATTCCTTCGTGGATTGCCTCTTCAAAATTTCCACCTTCAATGTATACTTCCTGCCCCAATTCAACAAAAACCACCGTCAATCCTGTATCATGGCAGTACGGCCGATCTTCTGTTGCGGCCACTTTAGCGTTTTCAATGAGCTGCTCAATAATGGATCTTCCTAACGGCGACTGTTCGGATTCTCTCGCTTTATAAAATCCTTCTACAATGTCCTCTGGCAGGTTGTAACATGCCTCCCAGCAAAGTGTTGCAACTGTGTCACGAATTTGATCAACGGAAACCTTTCTCATGCTTTATCCACCCTTATATTTTTTGACTTTCATTATCCATTATCTTAAGATGCAATATCCGTGCTAACATTGCCGCAGCTTACATTTATCTCTCAAAAAAATGAACAAATTCCTTTGTTTACACGGTTTTATCCAGAATGATTCAGCTCCAGCCAAAATGATAATTTCCAATTATTATATCCCGTTACTTAAATCAAAAATTGAAACTTGATACTCTCTAATTAAAGTTTTGTTTTGCGGTGATCTTCTTTCACTATCCTGCACCTTAGTCTGCACAGATGAATTTCTTCTCTTTAGATCGGACAACCTCAAAGTTTTCAAAGCTTTTATATGCAACCCACATGTTAAAATAAACAAAAAAACTTATCCCGAAAAATGGAAT
It contains:
- a CDS encoding fumarate hydratase; its protein translation is MRKVSVDQIRDTVATLCWEACYNLPEDIVEGFYKARESEQSPLGRSIIEQLIENAKVAATEDRPYCHDTGLTVVFVELGQEVYIEGGNFEEAIHEGIRKGYKEGYLRNSIVGDPLLRKNTNDNTPGVIHTRIVAGDQIKLTVLPKGGGSENMSAMKFLLPGEGAEGVKKFVLDTIVAAGGKACPPIVVGVGIGGSFDKVTEIAKKAILRDIGKHHSDTHIAQLEKELLEEINKTGIGPQGLGGTNTALWTSVETYGCHITALPVAVNIQCHAARKKSYIL